From the Brevibacillus choshinensis genome, one window contains:
- a CDS encoding MmgE/PrpD family protein encodes MSVSKEFAQYVTTLRYADMPAEVVAFAKICILDWLGSALAGSSQSPVQMIAQVAAELGGAEQATLMTGGRSSVTHAALVNGASSHIVELDDIHKASIIHAGTVVIPAALAIAEWKQKSGEELIEAVVAGYEVCYRIGEAVSPSHYYYWHNTATCGTFGAAVAASKLLGQNEEQIVHTLGSAGTQAAGLWEFIEDGAMSKQLHPGKAAMNGIVAALLAEKGFTGASKILEGDRGFVRAMSQEGNAEEMSRGLGSVYKILENSFKIHASCRHTHHAIDLMVAMIAQHGISWREVEKVRVHTYQVALTITDNPDPSTVYAAKFSLQYCVALALVKGSAGLTDFSEEALHDPAIREVMRRVEVSVDPAIHACYPGKWEATVELVLADGSTLQQHAEYPKGDPENPVTY; translated from the coding sequence ATGAGCGTAAGTAAAGAGTTCGCCCAATACGTAACAACGTTGAGATATGCGGATATGCCGGCAGAAGTGGTGGCTTTTGCTAAAATTTGCATTCTTGATTGGCTGGGATCAGCTCTGGCCGGTTCCAGCCAATCACCGGTGCAGATGATAGCGCAAGTGGCAGCCGAGCTGGGGGGAGCAGAGCAAGCTACCCTGATGACCGGAGGCAGATCATCCGTGACACATGCAGCGCTGGTCAATGGTGCCTCCAGTCATATCGTCGAGCTGGATGATATCCACAAGGCTTCGATCATTCATGCAGGAACAGTCGTAATCCCTGCAGCATTGGCGATCGCGGAATGGAAGCAAAAGAGCGGCGAGGAGCTGATCGAAGCCGTCGTGGCAGGCTATGAAGTCTGTTATCGGATTGGGGAGGCTGTCTCTCCGTCTCATTACTATTATTGGCACAACACGGCCACCTGCGGAACGTTCGGTGCGGCCGTGGCTGCAAGCAAGCTGCTTGGACAAAACGAAGAGCAGATCGTGCATACGCTGGGGAGCGCAGGGACACAGGCAGCCGGACTGTGGGAGTTTATCGAGGATGGTGCCATGTCCAAACAGCTCCATCCTGGAAAAGCGGCGATGAACGGCATTGTCGCTGCGCTGCTAGCGGAAAAGGGTTTTACCGGAGCGAGTAAAATCTTAGAGGGAGATCGAGGATTTGTCCGTGCGATGTCGCAGGAAGGAAATGCCGAAGAGATGTCGCGAGGCTTGGGCAGTGTGTACAAGATCTTGGAAAACTCATTTAAAATTCACGCCTCTTGCAGGCATACGCACCACGCGATCGATTTAATGGTAGCTATGATTGCTCAGCATGGGATTTCATGGCGGGAGGTTGAAAAAGTCCGCGTCCACACGTATCAGGTAGCGCTGACGATCACAGACAATCCTGACCCGTCGACTGTGTATGCAGCCAAGTTTAGTCTGCAGTATTGTGTCGCCCTCGCGCTGGTCAAAGGCAGTGCCGGACTGACTGATTTTTCTGAGGAGGCTCTCCATGACCCGGCGATTCGGGAGGTAATGCGCCGAGTGGAGGTGTCAGTCGATCCCGCCATCCATGCGTGTTATCCGGGAAAATGGGAGGCAACAGTCGAGCTCGTGCTCGCTGATGGGTCGACTCTACAGCAGCATGCGGAATATCCAAAGGGAGATCCAGAAAATCCGGTGACGTATTAA
- a CDS encoding succinate dehydrogenase produces the protein MGTSKAVSAPLVQNHFLLSRLHSLAGIVPLGAFLIEHFYSNAIALLGASAYDKQVAALQGIPLVWVLEIVFILIPLLYHAGYGIYLAFLSTPNTRSYGYSSNWRFLLQRVSGIVTLLFVVYHVWSFRLKSAFFGMDVHFDAVSSHLLNPWIFTFYVLGILSTTFHFTNGLWSGLITWGITAGPRAQQWSGRIMLLLFFLLSLVGLASLIAFI, from the coding sequence GTGGGCACGAGCAAGGCGGTTTCAGCCCCTCTGGTACAAAATCATTTTCTGCTTTCCAGGCTGCACTCTCTGGCAGGAATCGTACCGCTGGGCGCTTTTTTGATCGAACATTTTTATTCGAACGCCATCGCTCTGTTGGGTGCTTCCGCGTACGACAAGCAGGTGGCAGCGTTGCAAGGCATCCCGTTGGTGTGGGTGCTCGAGATCGTTTTTATTCTCATTCCCTTGCTCTATCACGCGGGCTATGGTATCTATCTGGCTTTTTTGTCGACACCCAATACGCGCTCCTATGGATACTCGAGCAACTGGCGATTTCTTCTACAGCGGGTAAGTGGTATCGTGACGCTCCTGTTTGTGGTCTATCACGTCTGGAGCTTTCGATTGAAGAGCGCTTTTTTCGGCATGGATGTCCATTTCGATGCAGTGTCCTCTCATCTGTTGAATCCGTGGATCTTTACTTTTTACGTGTTGGGGATCCTCTCCACGACTTTTCATTTTACCAACGGCTTGTGGTCAGGGTTGATCACTTGGGGGATCACGGCAGGTCCACGTGCCCAGCAATGGTCTGGACGAATCATGCTACTCCTGTTTTTCTTGCTCAGCTTGGTCGGATTGGCGAGCCTCATTGCGTTTATCTAG
- the sdhA gene encoding succinate dehydrogenase flavoprotein subunit translates to MKQEDVIVIGGGLAGLMAAIQIAEKGGRVKLFSLVPVRRSHSVCAQGGINGAVNTKGEGDSTWEHFDDTIYGGDFLADQPPVKAMCEAAPEIIYLFDRMGVQFNRTLEGQIDFRRLGGAKYSRTAFAGATTGQQLLYALDEQVRRYETEGLIEKFEYWEFLSLLLDEEPRCRGIVAQDLKSMEIRSFRADAVILAAGGIGYIFRKSTNSVINTGSAHSIAYQQGVHYANPEFIQIHPTAIPGDDKLRLMSESARGEGGRLWVYRDGKPWYFLEEKYPAYGNLVPRDIATREIFHVCVDLKLGINGENMVYLDISHLPTKQLDEKLGGILDIYEKFVGDDPRKVPMHIFPAMHYSMGGLAVDYNQMTNIKGVFACGECDHQYHGANRLGANSLVSAVYGGMVAGPAALRYISGLANSADDLSSSFYETEQKRQEAAYAELIRMEGPENPYQLHLEMSDWMVEHVTVVRYNDRLDKTDEKLQELLERWKRIGVDDTSHYSNKSVAFTRQLQNMLQLARVITLGARNRNESRGAHYKPEFPDRDDEQWLKTTLATHTAEGPIFHYKDVDLSHIQPRARRYDVVKEREATGSTPSGQEQEGVAK, encoded by the coding sequence ATGAAGCAGGAAGACGTCATTGTCATTGGCGGAGGGCTGGCTGGTTTGATGGCTGCTATCCAGATCGCAGAAAAGGGAGGGCGGGTAAAGCTGTTTTCGCTCGTTCCGGTTCGCAGGTCCCACTCCGTCTGTGCCCAAGGTGGAATCAATGGAGCCGTCAATACAAAAGGAGAGGGCGACTCCACATGGGAGCATTTTGACGATACGATCTACGGCGGTGATTTTTTAGCCGATCAGCCACCGGTCAAAGCGATGTGCGAGGCTGCGCCCGAGATCATTTATTTGTTCGACCGGATGGGCGTGCAGTTCAATCGGACGTTAGAAGGACAGATCGACTTTCGCAGGCTCGGTGGCGCCAAATATTCGCGGACAGCTTTTGCCGGAGCGACGACTGGGCAACAGCTGCTGTACGCCTTGGATGAACAGGTCAGAAGGTACGAAACAGAAGGCTTAATCGAAAAGTTCGAGTACTGGGAGTTTTTATCTCTGCTATTGGATGAAGAGCCGCGCTGCCGGGGGATTGTGGCCCAAGATCTGAAGTCGATGGAGATTCGCTCGTTTCGAGCGGATGCAGTCATTTTGGCTGCGGGTGGGATCGGCTACATTTTCCGTAAAAGCACCAACTCGGTGATCAATACAGGAAGCGCCCACAGCATCGCCTATCAGCAAGGTGTGCATTACGCCAACCCTGAGTTCATCCAAATTCATCCGACGGCGATTCCGGGAGATGACAAGCTGCGGCTGATGTCAGAATCTGCGCGAGGTGAAGGCGGGCGTCTGTGGGTGTACCGGGACGGCAAGCCGTGGTATTTCCTAGAGGAAAAGTACCCTGCTTACGGGAATCTTGTGCCACGCGATATCGCCACCCGAGAAATCTTTCACGTCTGCGTCGATCTGAAGCTGGGGATCAACGGCGAAAACATGGTTTATCTCGACATTTCCCACCTTCCGACGAAGCAGCTGGACGAAAAGCTCGGAGGCATTCTGGATATCTACGAAAAATTTGTGGGCGATGACCCACGCAAAGTTCCCATGCATATCTTTCCCGCGATGCATTATTCCATGGGCGGGCTCGCGGTCGATTACAACCAGATGACCAACATCAAAGGCGTGTTTGCTTGCGGAGAGTGCGATCATCAGTACCATGGCGCGAACCGTTTGGGGGCGAACTCGCTCGTCTCAGCCGTGTATGGCGGGATGGTGGCGGGCCCTGCCGCCCTGCGATACATTTCTGGCCTCGCCAACTCTGCGGATGACCTGTCCTCGAGCTTTTATGAGACGGAGCAAAAGAGGCAGGAAGCAGCATATGCCGAGCTCATTCGGATGGAAGGTCCGGAGAATCCATACCAGCTGCATCTGGAGATGAGCGACTGGATGGTCGAGCATGTGACTGTCGTCCGTTACAATGATCGACTGGACAAAACGGATGAAAAGCTGCAGGAGCTCTTGGAGAGATGGAAGCGGATCGGTGTCGATGATACGTCCCATTACAGCAACAAGTCGGTGGCGTTTACGCGCCAGCTGCAAAACATGCTGCAATTGGCGCGAGTCATCACGCTGGGCGCTCGGAACCGGAATGAGAGTCGAGGGGCCCATTACAAGCCAGAATTTCCTGATCGGGATGACGAGCAGTGGTTGAAGACGACGCTTGCAACTCATACAGCAGAGGGACCGATCTTTCACTACAAGGACGTGGACCTTTCCCACATTCAGCCGCGAGCGAGAAGGTATGATGTCGTGAAGGAGAGAGAGGCGACTGGCTCTACCCCGAGCGGTCAGGAGCAGGAAGGGGTCGCCAAATGA
- the sdhB gene encoding succinate dehydrogenase iron-sulfur subunit, which produces MTQTQRIRIKVKRQDASGQTPYWEEFDVPYRKNMNVISALMEIQRNPVRVDGVRVRSVLWEYNCLEEVCGACSMRINGKVRQACSALIDRLEQPIVLEPMSTFPVEKDLIVNRQIMFEGLQKIKGWIAIDGTYPLGAGPRIAPDEQQEAYKYATCMTCGCCLEACPNVNDHSPYLGPQAMAQAKYFNSHPIGKMMAKERLETVVSNEGIAGCGNSQNCVQVCPKEIPLTTALAELNRDANRYMLRKLLKG; this is translated from the coding sequence ATGACTCAGACACAGCGAATTCGAATCAAGGTAAAGCGACAGGATGCTTCGGGTCAGACGCCCTATTGGGAGGAATTCGACGTACCCTACCGCAAAAATATGAATGTCATCTCGGCCCTGATGGAAATCCAGCGAAATCCAGTCCGCGTCGACGGTGTGCGAGTACGCTCCGTGCTGTGGGAGTACAATTGTCTGGAAGAGGTGTGCGGGGCGTGCAGCATGCGGATCAATGGCAAGGTGCGTCAAGCTTGTTCTGCTCTGATTGACCGGTTGGAACAGCCGATTGTGCTGGAGCCGATGAGCACGTTTCCCGTCGAGAAGGATTTGATCGTCAATCGTCAAATTATGTTCGAAGGCTTGCAAAAAATCAAAGGGTGGATCGCCATCGACGGTACCTATCCACTAGGAGCAGGACCGCGGATTGCACCGGATGAACAGCAGGAGGCTTACAAATACGCGACGTGCATGACGTGCGGCTGCTGTCTGGAGGCGTGTCCGAATGTGAATGACCATTCCCCCTATTTGGGTCCGCAGGCGATGGCCCAAGCAAAGTATTTTAATAGCCATCCGATCGGCAAAATGATGGCAAAGGAGCGCCTCGAAACGGTCGTGAGTAACGAGGGGATCGCGGGCTGCGGCAATTCGCAAAACTGTGTGCAAGTATGTCCAAAGGAAATTCCGTTGACGACCGCGCTCGCCGAGTTGAATCGAGATGCGAACCGCTACATGCTGCGAAAGCTATTGAAAGGGTGA
- a CDS encoding fumarate hydratase, whose product MREVTYEQIVDAVKSLCIEANVELGPDVVAAMREAKEKEKSAVADEVLSQLLQNAEIAASERVPMCQDTGMAVFLVELGQDCHIVGGSLYDAVNEGIRRGYGDGYLRASIVHDPILRKNTGDNTPGIVHVELVVGNACTIHMTAKGFGSENMSCLQMMKPSDGIEAVKAFVVETVRLAGPNACPPVVVGVGLGGNFEMSAYLAKRALFRPIGERNSREDAAELELALLEQINQIGLGPQGMGGRTTALDVHVELYATHIAGLPVAVNINCHASRHKHVTL is encoded by the coding sequence ATGCGGGAAGTAACCTATGAGCAGATTGTCGACGCCGTGAAATCGCTCTGCATCGAGGCAAATGTGGAGCTAGGTCCTGATGTTGTGGCCGCCATGCGGGAGGCCAAGGAGAAAGAGAAGTCTGCCGTTGCCGACGAGGTATTGTCGCAGCTGCTGCAAAATGCTGAGATCGCCGCGTCAGAGCGGGTACCGATGTGCCAGGATACAGGGATGGCAGTCTTTCTCGTCGAGCTGGGACAGGATTGCCATATCGTTGGAGGAAGCCTGTACGACGCTGTAAACGAAGGGATTCGTAGAGGCTATGGCGACGGATACTTGCGTGCCTCTATCGTCCATGATCCCATCCTGCGTAAAAATACAGGAGACAATACGCCGGGCATCGTGCATGTCGAGCTGGTAGTAGGGAATGCCTGCACCATTCATATGACGGCCAAAGGCTTTGGCAGTGAAAATATGAGTTGTTTGCAAATGATGAAGCCGTCAGATGGGATCGAGGCTGTCAAAGCCTTTGTCGTTGAAACCGTGCGCCTGGCGGGTCCCAACGCTTGTCCGCCTGTTGTGGTTGGCGTTGGCCTAGGAGGAAACTTTGAGATGTCGGCCTATTTGGCTAAGCGAGCCTTGTTTCGCCCGATTGGAGAACGAAATAGTCGGGAGGATGCGGCAGAGCTGGAGCTGGCTCTCCTGGAGCAGATCAACCAGATCGGACTAGGCCCACAAGGAATGGGAGGGCGCACGACAGCACTAGACGTTCATGTAGAGCTGTACGCGACGCATATCGCGGGTCTTCCAGTAGCCGTCAACATCAATTGCCATGCCAGTCGCCATAAGCATGTCACATTGTAG
- a CDS encoding Fe-S-containing hydro-lyase has protein sequence MSAKQLTLPLDQEQINGLRAGDRVELTGWMYTARDAAHKRMAESLQVGEELPVELVGQTIYYVGPTPAKPGQVIGSAGPTTSSRMDPYTPALLALGLKGMIGKGSRSETVKQAIVQSQAVYFAAIGGAGALIAKTIRAAEMVAYHDLGTEAIYRLEVERFPVIVINDIAGGDLYQQSQSL, from the coding sequence ATGTCAGCCAAGCAACTCACATTGCCGCTCGATCAGGAACAAATCAATGGGCTACGTGCCGGGGATAGGGTGGAGCTAACCGGGTGGATGTATACGGCGCGCGATGCGGCGCACAAGCGGATGGCAGAATCACTGCAAGTGGGTGAGGAGCTGCCTGTCGAGCTCGTGGGACAGACGATTTACTATGTCGGTCCGACGCCCGCCAAGCCCGGGCAGGTCATCGGATCGGCAGGGCCGACTACCAGTAGCCGCATGGATCCGTATACACCAGCCCTGTTAGCGCTCGGATTAAAGGGAATGATCGGCAAAGGAAGTCGGAGTGAGACGGTCAAACAAGCCATCGTTCAATCGCAGGCCGTCTACTTTGCAGCGATCGGTGGGGCGGGTGCTCTAATCGCCAAAACCATCCGTGCCGCTGAAATGGTCGCCTATCATGACCTCGGTACAGAAGCCATCTACCGTTTGGAAGTGGAACGCTTTCCTGTGATCGTCATCAATGACATCGCAGGCGGGGATCTGTATCAGCAATCGCAATCGCTTTGA
- a CDS encoding GntR family transcriptional regulator translates to MSRKFELRLESHELDTLHIKVCRVLREAILRGHFQPGERLVQEELASSLGVSRMPVREALRKLETEGLVIIEPHRGAIVKSLSVEDIQEIYGLRSQFEKMAVEMSVEHMEQDDIDQLEELVVAMEQSKDATEFIECNIEFHRLLISRCPWKRLVNFIETLWNGFPQQTPQMLRDQTEKSNKEHREILQAIKKGNAAEAGKLVHGHIKRTGDNLVKSLQESLE, encoded by the coding sequence ATGAGCAGAAAATTTGAATTGCGGTTGGAAAGTCACGAGCTGGACACGCTGCATATCAAGGTGTGTCGCGTGTTGCGGGAAGCGATTTTGCGAGGGCACTTCCAGCCGGGAGAACGCCTCGTTCAGGAAGAGCTGGCCAGTTCGTTAGGTGTAAGCAGAATGCCAGTGCGAGAGGCGCTCCGCAAGCTGGAAACAGAAGGTCTGGTCATCATCGAACCGCACCGGGGAGCCATTGTCAAATCATTGTCCGTGGAGGATATTCAGGAAATATATGGCCTTCGCTCCCAGTTTGAAAAGATGGCGGTCGAAATGAGCGTGGAGCACATGGAGCAGGACGACATCGATCAGCTGGAAGAACTGGTGGTCGCGATGGAGCAATCCAAGGATGCCACTGAATTCATCGAGTGCAATATTGAATTTCACCGATTATTAATCAGTCGCTGTCCATGGAAACGACTGGTGAACTTTATCGAGACCTTGTGGAACGGTTTTCCTCAGCAAACGCCACAGATGCTCCGCGACCAGACTGAAAAATCAAACAAAGAGCATCGAGAGATCTTACAGGCAATCAAAAAAGGAAATGCCGCCGAAGCAGGCAAATTGGTTCACGGGCACATCAAGCGCACGGGTGACAACTTGGTCAAGAGCTTGCAAGAATCGCTGGAATAG